A single window of Rhizobium sp. SL42 DNA harbors:
- a CDS encoding transglutaminase family protein, producing MLYDVSLHLAYHYEAQASGAHHMLRLLPLSLPDRQRLIAGAVTISPEPDELMNFVDFFRHPASHAILRAPHEKLDIRMHARVMVQPQPIAADFSPILDRLPQEIAETWTLDAESPHHFIGTSPRLPRDKDIAAYAREELKPSMTVRQVGEKLCSRIYHDFKYDAEATTVDTSPAEAFSKKHGVCQDFTHVMITALRSLGIPAGYVSGFLRTIPPPGKERLEGADAMHAWVRVWCGKTTGWVELDPTNNIPAGTDHIVVGYGRDYSDVAPVIGVLKTYGNHKTDQAVDVIPVKQ from the coding sequence CCGGGGCGCACCACATGTTGCGCCTGCTGCCGCTGTCTCTGCCGGACCGCCAGCGCCTGATCGCCGGCGCCGTGACCATCAGCCCGGAACCGGATGAATTGATGAATTTCGTCGATTTCTTCCGTCACCCGGCAAGCCATGCCATCCTGCGCGCACCGCATGAGAAACTGGATATCCGCATGCACGCCCGCGTCATGGTCCAGCCGCAGCCGATCGCTGCCGATTTTTCGCCGATCCTCGACCGGCTGCCGCAGGAAATCGCCGAGACCTGGACGCTGGACGCTGAATCGCCACATCATTTCATCGGCACGAGCCCGCGCCTGCCCCGCGACAAGGATATCGCCGCCTATGCGCGCGAGGAGTTGAAACCGAGCATGACAGTGCGCCAGGTGGGCGAAAAACTCTGTTCGCGTATCTATCACGACTTCAAGTATGACGCGGAAGCCACGACGGTAGACACCTCACCCGCGGAAGCCTTCAGCAAGAAGCATGGAGTTTGCCAGGACTTCACCCATGTGATGATCACAGCGCTGCGCAGCCTCGGCATTCCCGCAGGCTATGTCAGCGGCTTCCTGCGCACGATCCCGCCACCCGGCAAGGAACGCCTCGAAGGCGCCGATGCCATGCATGCCTGGGTTCGCGTCTGGTGCGGCAAGACCACCGGCTGGGTGGAACTGGACCCGACCAACAACATTCCGGCCGGCACCGATCACATCGTCGTCGGCTATGGGCGGGATTACTCGGACGTCGCGCCGGTCATCGGCGTTCTGAAAACCTATGGCAACCACAAGACCGATCAGGCAGTCGACGTCATCCCGGTGAAGCAATAA